Proteins from one Diprion similis isolate iyDipSimi1 chromosome 3, iyDipSimi1.1, whole genome shotgun sequence genomic window:
- the LOC124404518 gene encoding PHD finger-like domain-containing protein 5A, with the protein MAKHHPDLIFCRKQPGVAIGRLCEKCDGKCVICDSYVRPCTLVRICDECNYGSYQGRCVICGGPGVSDAYYCKECTIQEKDRDGCPKIVNLGSSKTDLFYERKKYGFKRR; encoded by the exons ATGGCTAAGCATCATCCAGATTTGATATTTTGTAGGAAACAGCCGGGCGTCG CTATTGGTCGATTGTGTGAAAAATGTGATGGAAAATGTGTAATTTGCGACTCGTATGTGAGGCCTTGTACACTGGTACGTATTTGTGACGAATGTAATTACGGATCTTACCAAGGACGTTGCGTTATTTGCGGAGGACCCGGTGTATCTGATGCGTATTACTGCAAAGAATGTACGATTCAAGAAAAAGAC AGAGACGGGTGCCCGAAAATTGTAAACCTGGGAAGTTCGAAGACGGATCTATTCTACGAAAGGAAAAAGTATGGATTTAAACGACGATAG
- the LOC124404514 gene encoding protein real-time, whose product MVQHYQSPVRVYKHPFALVMLAYEKRFPTCPQIPVFVGCEVTMDEESNGGAIRKTERRCKLNVEAPYILKKIIGVDFVYFIQRNVLDRRNSILEIEACNESFSNRVAVVEKCRYYIHPENSSWTCFEQTASLDIKNFFGFENSMEKLAMKQYAQNIAKGKEIIEYFINELKEEGITYVEPWTDPLPKKDIEVDIPVKGEGEVVGSKESNDSEAKLPSSRDMQLSSDYIARYLGKLNMMQESRLVQLRHSIEELRGSSVPGDATLLRFLRAREFSVEKAREMLTQSLHWRKKHQVDKLLDDYEAPQVVKDYFPGGWHHFDKDGRPLYVLRLGQMDVKGLLKSIGEDEVLLLALHVCEEGLQLMDEATTIWGYPVSQWTLLIDLEGLNMRHLWRPGIKALLRIIEIVEANYPETMGRVLIIRAPRCFPILWTLISTFIHENTRNKFVFSCGTDYQEQGAGGLTDYIGQDVIPDFLGGPSETFIVDGGVVPKQLYRLDLEVGASTEHEHSLYQSISLSRGQVHNVVIHCNDPGAVLTWDFDVMRHNVTFTVLRKTRNSICDDAGGPSRSSFTNGELDAAATKEWKEGIDCVKVEPGVLCHDGESIQGTHIMQVAGSYILQWQYQEDQTERLPAITSHKAQLMYFYETLPSAQYRGSMMSLQSAISGKSIASSSLSR is encoded by the exons gCATACGAAAAACGATTTCCAACATGTCCTCAAATACCAGTTTTTGTTGGATGCGAGGTAACAATGGATGAAGAGAGCAATGGAGGGGCGATAAGGAAGACTGAACGACGTTGTAAACTGAATGTAGAGGCGCCttatattctgaaaaaa ATAATCGGCGTCGACTTTGTCTACTTCATCCAGCGAAATGTTCTTGATAGACGCAATAGCATTTTGGAAATTGAAGCGTGTAACGAAAGCTTCTCCAACAGAGTAGCCGTTGTAGAAAAATGTAGATATTAT atTCACCcagaaaattcaagttggaCATGTTTCGAACAAACGGCTAGtttggatataaaaaatttctttggatTTGAAAACTCGATGGAAAAGCTAGCCATGAAGCAATATGCCCAAAATATTGCCAAG ggaaaagaaataattgaatatttcataaacgaattgaaagaagaagGCATAACATACGTAGAACCCTGGACTGATCCTTTGCCAAAGAAAGACATTGAAGTCGATATTCC cgtcaAAGGCGAAGGAGAAGTTGTAGGTAGTAAAGAATCcaacgattctgaggcgaaGCTTCCAAGCAGCCGAG ACATGCAACTTTCATCGGATTACATCGCAAGATATCTAGGAAAGTTAAATATGATGCAAGAGAGTAGATTGGTACAATTGCGTCATAGTATAGAAGAATTACGCGGCAGTTCAGTTCCGGGAGATGCTACGTTGCTAAGATTTTTACGAGCTCGAgaattttcagtcgaaaaaGCCAGAGAAATGCTAACGCAGTCTTTACACTGGAGAAAGAAGCATCAAGTTGATAAGCTTCTGGATGATTACGAAGCCCCGCAAGTGGTTAAAGATTACTTTCCCGGAGGTTGGCATCACTTTGACAAAG ACGGTCGCCCGCTTTACGTTCTACGATTGGGACAAATGGATGTTAAAGGTTTGCTGAAATCAATCGGGGAAGACGAAGTCTTGTTACTG GCTTTGCATGTCTGCGAAGAGGGTCTGCAGCTAATGGATGAAGCAACAACAATTTGGGGCTATCCTGTGTCTCAGTGGACGCTACTCATAGATTTAGAAGGTCTAAATATGCGTCATTTGTGGAGACCTGGTATTAAG gcaTTATTgcgaataattgaaattgtcGAGGCCAATTATCCTGAGACAATGGGTCGTGTATTGATTATACGAGCACCTAGATGTTTCCCGATATTATGGACACTTATCAGCACCTTTATAC aCGAAAATACGAGAAACAAGTTTGTATTCTCTTGCGGCACCGATTATCAAGAGCAAGGAGCCGGAGGTCTGACCGATTACATCGGTCAGGATGTGATACCGGATTTCTTAGGTGGTCCATCTGAG ACATTCATAGTAGACGGAGGCGTCGTGCCCAAACAGTTGTACCGACTCGATCTGGAGGTCGGTGCCTCAACGGAACACGAGCACAGCTTGTATCAATCTATAAGTCTCAGTCGTGGTCAGGTCCACAATGTCGTTATACATTGCAACGATCCAGGAGCCGTTTTGACGTGGGATTTCGACGTCATGAGGCACAACGTGACGTTTACCGTACTGCGTAAAACAAGAAACAGTATATGCGACGACGCGGGTG gcCCCAGTCGCTCATCTTTCACTAACGGTGAACTCGACGCTGCAGCAACGAAAGAATGGAAGGAGGGAATTGATTGCGTAAAAGTTGAACCTGGTGTATTGTGTCATGACGGGGAAAGTATTCAG GGTACCCACATAATGCAAGTAGCTGGAAGTTACATCTTACAATGGCAGTACCAAGAAGATCAAACCGAACGACTACCAGCAATTACATCTCACAAGGCCCAGCTTATGTATTTCTACGAAACTCTGCCGTCGGCTCAGTACAG AGGTTCGATGATGAGTTTACAGTCGGCAATCAGCGGAAAGTCCATCGCTAGTTCATCTTTGTCCAGATGA